A genome region from Diorhabda carinulata isolate Delta chromosome 2, icDioCari1.1, whole genome shotgun sequence includes the following:
- the LOC130903988 gene encoding programmed cell death protein 2 translates to MVEVDVELGFLDSCEYWQVESRLFPSKVGGKPAWLNLEKLPSAEQLKCKKCHETMIFLCQLYAPFEEDNQHSFEDYLNNFHRTIFVFICRNSSCCERNNSDNVKVLRSNLQRNNKFYPYDPPEDKPEPDFSLSKWVNLCNVCGCLSEKQCSKCKKVHYCSRHHQILDWKEGHKKECASKICTLRTSKILFDEWEIITEPEEINQSHTTDEEELKKFEQLQIEGKTGSMVDTPESDLETHAVSDNDKCFSKFQKRVKYNPDQVVRYRRGGQPLWISADPVPEKIPDCEACEGPRQFEFQIMPQMLSYLKEVDIDWGVLAVYTCKKSCSEDSDYKEEFIFKQDVTLST, encoded by the coding sequence ATGGTTGAAGTCGACGTTGAACTTGGCTTTTTAGATAGTTGTGAATATTGGCAAGTGGAGAGTCGTTTATTCCCTAGTAAAGTAGGTGGAAAACCTGCATGgttgaatttggaaaaattacctTCCGCTGAACAGTTGAAATGCAAGAAATGCCATGAAACGATGATATTTTTGTGTCAGCTGTATGCTCCATTCGAAGAGGACAATCAACATTCATTCGAAGATTATCTTAATAATTTCCATCGCACTATATTTGTATTCATATGTAGGAACAGTTCTTGTTGTGAAAGAAATAATAGTGATAATGTGAAGGTATTACGAAGCAATttacaaagaaataataaattttatcctTATGACCCCCCAGAAGACAAACCTGAACCTGACTTTTCTCTAAGTAAATGGGTGAACTTGTGTAATGTTTGTGGTTGTTTATCAGAAAAACAATGCAGCAAATGCAAAAAAGTCCATTACTGCAGTAGACACCACCAAATTCTGGACTGGAAAGAAGGACATAAGAAAGAATGTGCAAGTAAAATATGTACTTTGAGAACATCAAAAATCTTGTTTGATGAGTGGGAAATTATAACAGAGCCTGAAGAAATTAATCAATCACATACCACAGATGAAGaagagttaaaaaaatttgaacaattacAAATTGAAGGAAAGACGGGATCAATGGTTGATACACCAGAATCTGATTTAGAAACTCATGCTGTGAGTGACAATGATAaatgtttttccaaatttcagaAAAGAGTAAAATATAATCCAGACCAGGTAGTTAGGTACAGAAGAGGTGGTCAACCATTGTGGATATCTGCAGATCCTGTCCCAGAAAAAATACCTGATTGTGAGGCTTGTGAAGGTCCTAGacaatttgaatttcaaattatgcCACAGATGCTCTCTTATTTAAAAGAAGTCGATATTGATTGGGGAGTTTTAGCAGTGTACACTTGTAAAAAAAGCTGTAGTGAAGACAGTGATTACAAagaagaatttatatttaaacaagaCGTAACACTAAGTACttaa